Proteins encoded together in one Actinomycetota bacterium window:
- a CDS encoding TlpA disulfide reductase family protein has translation MTGGARTEAAPASATGQDRPRRALLLAAVVAAVALAAWLLSAGLQRDPTAIRSPLLGRPAPDFALRTLDGDRTVRLGDLRGRVVVVNFWASWCAECRVEHPALSAAWNRFRDAGVVLVGIDFQDDHPSALAYLAGTGTGWPVVADPGSRTALAYGVYGIPETFVIGPDGRVTAKHVGPVTYDQLVREITRVLPGGSGRQPGRPAAGSR, from the coding sequence ATGACCGGCGGCGCTCGGACCGAGGCGGCGCCCGCCAGCGCCACCGGCCAGGATCGGCCCAGGCGGGCGCTGCTGCTTGCCGCGGTCGTGGCCGCGGTGGCCCTCGCCGCCTGGCTGCTGTCGGCCGGCCTCCAGCGGGACCCGACCGCCATCCGCTCGCCCCTGCTGGGGCGGCCCGCCCCGGACTTCGCCCTGCGCACGCTCGACGGGGACCGCACGGTGCGCCTCGGCGACCTGCGAGGTCGGGTCGTGGTGGTGAACTTCTGGGCCTCCTGGTGCGCCGAGTGCCGGGTCGAGCACCCGGCCCTGAGCGCGGCCTGGAACCGCTTCCGCGACGCCGGGGTGGTGCTCGTCGGAATCGACTTCCAGGACGACCACCCCAGCGCGCTCGCCTACCTGGCCGGGACGGGCACCGGCTGGCCGGTCGTGGCCGACCCGGGCTCGCGGACGGCCCTGGCCTACGGCGTCTACGGCATCCCCGAAACCTTCGTCATCGGCCCGGACGGGCGGGTGACCGCCAAGCACGTCGGCCCGGTGACCTACGACCAGCTCGTGCGGGAGATCACCCGCGTGCTTCCCGGGGGCTCCGGGCGGCAACCGGGCAGGCCCGCCGCGGGGTCACGATAG
- a CDS encoding tetratricopeptide repeat protein, whose product MTPLTLLGAVGLTAIAAVAVLWPYQRGSAAALQRLADPLEDERRRALRHLRDLDEDRGAGKLDEAGYRDARAAAEARAVAVLRALEAREGTGELAGSLREVRRPAPSGATRRPGGRPPGRRWPRRAVAALAGVVVVAGAAALLDGAVGDRGTGQLTTGQAATGDAPGRQDAASLEGLERRVREHPGDVAAHLTLAERYLDAGRLKEATLEYLGALKLDPSNVEANTQFGLLLFRSGLPEPGLRSVEQALAADPRYPEALYAKGLILFMGLRQPKAAVPSLRTYLQVAPFGDHRDLAEQLLELATATPGARPPARSPNSTATADRPGP is encoded by the coding sequence GTGACCCCGCTCACGCTGCTGGGCGCGGTCGGGCTCACCGCCATCGCCGCCGTCGCGGTGCTGTGGCCCTACCAGCGGGGCTCGGCGGCGGCGCTCCAGCGGCTCGCCGACCCACTGGAGGACGAGCGCCGCCGAGCCCTCCGCCATCTGCGCGACCTCGACGAGGACCGGGGGGCAGGCAAGCTCGACGAGGCTGGCTACCGCGACGCCCGCGCCGCGGCGGAGGCCAGGGCGGTGGCGGTCCTGCGGGCGCTCGAGGCCCGGGAAGGGACCGGCGAGCTGGCCGGGAGCCTGCGCGAGGTTCGCCGGCCTGCGCCGTCAGGCGCGACCCGCCGTCCCGGCGGGCGGCCGCCAGGCCGGCGCTGGCCACGCCGGGCGGTGGCCGCGCTGGCCGGCGTGGTCGTGGTGGCCGGGGCGGCGGCGCTACTGGACGGCGCGGTCGGCGACCGTGGCACCGGCCAGTTGACCACCGGACAGGCGGCGACCGGAGACGCCCCGGGACGTCAGGACGCGGCGTCGCTCGAGGGCCTGGAGCGGCGCGTACGTGAGCACCCAGGCGACGTCGCCGCCCACCTCACCCTGGCCGAGCGCTACCTGGACGCCGGGCGGCTCAAGGAAGCCACGCTGGAGTACCTGGGCGCGTTGAAGCTCGACCCCAGCAACGTCGAGGCCAACACGCAGTTCGGCCTGCTGCTGTTCCGGTCCGGCCTGCCCGAGCCGGGGCTACGCTCGGTCGAGCAGGCCCTGGCCGCCGACCCACGCTACCCGGAGGCCCTGTACGCCAAGGGCCTCATCCTGTTCATGGGTCTACGCCAGCCCAAGGCCGCGGTACCGAGCCTTCGCACCTACCTCCAGGTGGCCCCGTTCGGGGACCACCGCGACCTGGCCGAGCAGCTCCTCGAGCTCGCCACGGCCACCCCCGGCGCCAGGCCGCCGGCTCGATCCCCGAATTCGACCGCCACCGCCGACCGGCCGGGGCCGTGA
- a CDS encoding helix-turn-helix domain-containing protein, whose amino-acid sequence MDNAEELTAISLLVDPVRWRLYTYLRSSGRAVGRDEAARAANISRSLASFHLDRMAEAGLLEVEYRRLSGRTGRGAGRPAKLYQVGARHFAVSLPATHYSLAGRILAAAIEEKRPDEDGSAAVGRVAGRIGGEVGGDLRDQGASRADAPLAVAEWAARQLGYEPEHHADRVQLRNCPFDELADSHRELICQMNRALLAGLLPPLGADGVSVEPVQRRPGVSCCVQITPSG is encoded by the coding sequence ATGGACAACGCCGAAGAGCTCACCGCGATCTCGCTGCTGGTCGACCCCGTCCGCTGGCGTCTCTACACCTATCTGCGGTCGTCGGGCAGGGCGGTGGGCCGAGACGAGGCGGCCAGGGCGGCCAACATCTCCCGCAGCCTGGCCTCGTTCCATCTCGACCGCATGGCCGAGGCCGGCCTGCTCGAGGTGGAGTACCGGCGGTTGTCCGGCCGCACCGGGCGAGGCGCGGGGCGGCCGGCCAAGCTCTACCAGGTGGGGGCCAGGCACTTCGCGGTCTCGCTGCCGGCTACCCACTACTCGCTGGCGGGCCGAATCCTGGCGGCCGCGATCGAGGAGAAGCGGCCGGACGAGGACGGCTCGGCTGCGGTCGGCCGCGTGGCCGGGCGGATCGGAGGCGAGGTGGGTGGCGACCTGCGCGACCAGGGCGCCTCCCGCGCGGACGCCCCGCTGGCCGTCGCCGAGTGGGCCGCACGGCAGCTCGGCTACGAGCCGGAGCATCACGCCGACCGGGTGCAGCTGCGCAACTGCCCGTTCGACGAGCTGGCCGACTCCCATCGCGAGCTGATCTGCCAGATGAACCGGGCCCTGCTTGCCGGGCTGCTGCCCCCGCTGGGCGCCGATGGCGTTTCGGTCGAGCCCGTCCAGCGCCGACCCGGCGTCTCCTGCTGCGTGCAGATCACCCCGTCGGGCTGA
- a CDS encoding cytochrome c-type biogenesis protein, protein MADQAAASRPARAWARPAVGLAVVLLVALGALAAVAARGPAPASTPAERVHAIATGLRCPVCRDLSVADSPAPLAQQMRNQIAEGLAAGKSPEAIRREFVAAYGESVLLVPARRGVGLVAWVAPALLLAGGVLAAVLAVRRWRARGAAPAASSPSAPGTSRADKVLLERALARFEDPP, encoded by the coding sequence ATGGCCGACCAGGCGGCAGCGTCCCGGCCGGCTCGGGCCTGGGCTCGTCCGGCCGTCGGCCTTGCCGTGGTGCTGCTGGTGGCGCTCGGTGCCCTGGCCGCGGTCGCCGCCCGCGGCCCGGCACCGGCCTCCACGCCGGCCGAACGGGTCCATGCGATCGCCACCGGGCTCCGCTGCCCGGTGTGCCGCGACCTGTCCGTGGCCGACTCGCCCGCCCCGCTCGCCCAGCAGATGCGCAACCAGATCGCCGAGGGACTGGCGGCCGGCAAGAGCCCGGAGGCGATCCGCCGGGAGTTCGTGGCCGCCTACGGAGAGTCGGTCCTGCTCGTGCCGGCCCGCCGCGGCGTCGGCCTGGTCGCCTGGGTGGCGCCGGCCCTGCTGCTGGCCGGCGGCGTGCTGGCCGCCGTGCTGGCCGTGCGCCGATGGCGGGCCCGCGGAGCCGCCCCAGCCGCGTCGTCGCCCTCCGCACCGGGCACGTCCCGCGCCGACAAGGTGCTGCTGGAACGGGCGCTGGCGCGCTTCGAGGACCCGCCGTGA